The DNA region TACTCTGTATCTTACTTCTCGACTGTACAATATATGTGTACTTGATATTGGTAATTGAATAGATTTTTACTTTGAAACAATATAGAAATGAAGAAGTTTATGAAAATAACTTTTGTTGCGGCATTTGCGGCAATTGCAGGTTATGGTGTTTACACAAATCAGAAAACAGATGCTATGTCCGATTTGATGTTGGCGAATGTAGAAGCATTAGCAAATAATTCAGAAAATAGTGGAACTGTAGATTGCTGTAACAGTAGTGATTGTAATGGCGATTTTTGTGGAACTTTCTATCCTGCGGATGGTTCAGGAAAGGGATATAAAATGTTTTATAAATAATGATTTTTCGGATTGCTTAATTAGGGATTAAGCAATCCGATTTTAAATATATAGTATATGTGTTATTTGCGATGTTTGTTTCTTGTGGTCTTATTGGCCGGGTTGTCGGCTTGTTCTGAGGACAATCGAAGAAAAGGAAGAAAGGCGATGGAAGATTTGGCAACTTCCGAATTGTTTTTTCAGGAAATATCGTTGGAAACAATTCTCGGCAGGCCTTTTCAGATAGAGATTGTGGACAGCATATTGATAATTGGGGATAATATTGAAGGAAAGGCATTGTTTCTGTATAATTTGTCGGACTCTTCTTGGGTTCGAGTTTTAAACATAGGACAGGGACCCGGTGAAGTGCTTGCTCCTCTTGCTATTGACGTGTCTGATAGGGATCATACGATAAGCGTGCTTCAAAGACAAAGTGGAATCTGCCGAAGATATCGGGTTGATAGATTGTTTAATGATTCAATTTTTGATTTTCAGGAGGCAAGTTTGGAAGGAGCGGATAGGGTAGCTCAAATGCATGACGGATATGCTTGTTTAGGGATGTTTGAACAAGGCATATTGTCATTTTTTGATGCAAAAGGAAAAGAAAGTGAATGTATTGACCTTTATTCTAGATTTGACATAAAGGATATATCTGCCAAATATAG from Bacteroides sp. MSB163 includes:
- a CDS encoding BF3164 family lipoprotein, coding for MEDLATSELFFQEISLETILGRPFQIEIVDSILIIGDNIEGKALFLYNLSDSSWVRVLNIGQGPGEVLAPLAIDVSDRDHTISVLQRQSGICRRYRVDRLFNDSIFDFQEASLEGADRVAQMHDGYACLGMFEQGILSFFDAKGKESECIDLYSRFDIKDISAKYRLFQGRLAFNERTRYLMFAPSYASEIGFYAEQDDGSWVKKDSFCLGTGGFEDRISESSGFELFKDDIRNCMDACSSENYFYMLYDGSDLGHTHKIEFRYVIRFTANGILDCVYKVNPTVRNICVSYDDSAMYVLMIGKDGEYAIGKSELSIR
- a CDS encoding NVEALA domain-containing protein, which gives rise to MKKFMKITFVAAFAAIAGYGVYTNQKTDAMSDLMLANVEALANNSENSGTVDCCNSSDCNGDFCGTFYPADGSGKGYKMFYK